CGGCTGAGATTCAACAAAAATATTCTCAGGCTTTTTCTTAAGCTCTTTTATCAAGCCTTGCTTTACTGTTGTAATGTCTTGTTCTGACACTTGTTCTAAACCGCTGTAAAAACCGACTATAAAGTTGTCAAACTCGGTTTTAATCTCGTTAAGTGAAGCATCAGCGCTTTCCATAAATATACTAAATGCCGGAAACTCGTGAACTCTGAACGCCCGACTGCCAACAGCATAAGCCATTTGCTTTTCAGTTCTTAAAGTCTTAAATATGGCGTTATTAAACAACTGATTAATCACTTTCAGAGCTGATAGTACCGGTAAAGATTCTTGCGGATAGATATAGCTCTCTCTAAGGTAAGTATTATCAAACGGCGTGGTAACTTTCTTGTTGAGTGCTGAGCCTGTAACAGGTTTATATTCATCAAGATATACCGGCTTATTGACTTGGCTTGTGTCTCCTAACACTGAACGTACTGAGTGCGTAATGGTTTTAATTTCATCTTCACCGTATTGGCCAAACGCGAATAAGTCGATATACGTTGCGGTTAATAACTGTTTATGCATTGCTTTAACATCTGACAATGTCACGGTCTCAAGTTGAGCAATTATTTCTTGCGGTGACCAATGCATGGCCTCAGTTTTGACTAATTGCCCAAAATAAAGCTCTGATTGTTGGATCAAAGGCAACTTATCAAGATTGCTTAAATTTTTACTATAGAGTTTTTTAGCACTGTTAAAGCGAGATTCTTTAAACTCCATATCAGCCATTGCTTGAAACAGTTTTTGAGCATAATAGCCATGTTTTGCCGTTTTCCCGGCAATGTTTATGGCTAAATTACCGTTTGATGTTTGCAATAACATCAAATTTGTTTGATGACGCTGCTGAGCACGTACGCCAAGTCGCTGTAAGTCTTTCAGCATCATGAGACTTAATAAGTTAGTCAGCGTGTGACTTTTAAGGTCTTGGTTCAGTCTTGGGCTTTCAAGTGAAATCGCAATGACGCCTTGTTTCTGAGTAAAGTGCTTACTTGTTTTTAACCATGCCCTTACCCCTTTGCCATCGAGTAACTGCTTCGGCTTATCTGATTGCGTGATGATTTGCGCATCATGTTGTGCAGCATCTAACTCAGGTTCATGAAGATTAAACTTCAAACCAGAGCCTGCGGCGTAAATGGTTTTGTCTTTTTTCGATAATGGTGCGACCTGATACCCGCCATCGGCATAACTTAATGGAGTATCAACTTTTTCATTGCCGCTAACATGCCAAATGCGCGCCTTATCAAGGGTAAGGTTATTGAGCACCTGCTCAATTGCTTTTGCATTAAAGCCTGAGAAATACGTATCAAAATGCAGAATATCTTTTGCCGGCACGCTATGCATCATACGGCTAAACTGTCTTGCTAAATGCAATGCTGAGGGTTTTTGATAGTCATTGAACAAACCTTGTAATTGCTGTTTTAGCTCTGCACTGTAGCCCTCGTTTATGCCTTCTTGCTTCAATAAAGCAACATAATCAAAAAAGGCAGTGATAATTTTATCTTTGTTCTTTTTGCCCTTTTCAGTTAGTTGAAATTGTATTAGTGCAGTTCCTTCGCTGCCATAAGCATTAGGAGATAACATAGGCAACACCATATGGACTAACTCTTGCTCAATCAGTTTAGCTGCCAAAGAACCTGGCTCGTGTGAAGACAACAACATATTTAGATATGCATTGGGCTTGTATTGCCAAGTCGCAAAATTATTCTGCAGTGGGAATTGCAACATTAATAAATCAGCTGCCACTTTTGTTTTTAGCTTAATTTCTTTATTTAGCGTGTCTTGTGTGAATACTGGTAAGGTAATTCGCGGATCAGCAACCTCTCGGTTTGGTAACTGAGCAAAGTGCTTTTTTGCCAGCTTTTTTAACTCGTCAACCGATTGATCACCAACCAAAGTTAAAGTCATGATATTCGATGAATAGTACTTTTGATAAAAGTCTTGCATCGCTTTGTAAAGACTAAGCTGCCCGTGCCCAGTTTTATTTTGTAAGGTTTCTTTATTACCCACCCCTAATTGCTTAATTGGGTGTTCTGGGTTCACCGTATTCGCTAATGTACGATTGACCACAAACATATCTTGCTGTCTCAGACGTTGCCACTCTTGCTCTATTGCCGTGAGTTCTTTATCTATGTTTTCTTTTTTAAATAAAGGCGCAGCAATGGCGTCTGACAACATTGTCAAAGCCGTGTCAAATTGTGCACTTGAAATAGTAAAGAAATACGTAGTCAGTTGTGCTTCTGTCATCGCATTGTAGTGGCCATTGTGCTTGGCAATGAAGTCTTTCAAAGTATAAGGGGTCGGGAAAGACCGAGAACCTTGGAAAATCATATGCTCAAGAAAATGCGCTAAGCCTTGGTAGTTTTCAGGGTCATGAAATTGCCCCACTCCAACACTTAAACTCAGCGCTGACTCAGCAACTGAAGGGTCTGACACAACAGCGACGCGCAACCCATTATCTAAACGCATTTCACTGTAGCTACGATCGTCATGCTGGCTTTTTACAAAACCGGCTTGTGAAAGCTGTGTAGGCGTAGCCAATGTTGTATATGCGCGGTCGTGAGTGCTTTGTGCAGCAGCATAATACGACATCAGTGCTAGCGTGATTAAAGCAAGTTTGTTTCTTAACATCATATCTGTATGTCCGTATTCATAATCAAAGAGTGGACACATATTGCGTTGAAAAATACGCTTGCTCAAATTAGGAAAGAAATGAACTTAACTCATAATTTCATAAAGTTAAGCTTAATTGTTAGGAAGTCATAAGAAACTGTTTATAAGTATATTAGCTAACAAACCTGTGGTGAGAATAAAAAATGGCTAATAACGGTAAATCCATCATATTTAAAATGACTAATGAATTGATACAAGCATAAGAAGAAACTACATTTTTAACACTCACATGCGTCTAAGAACAAACGACGTGAATAAAAGGAAGGAAAGCGCCATGGTTTTAATTAAAAATTTGGCGCCCTCAATAAAAAGTTAATCGCATTAACTTATTGCTGGCTAAAGCTGTGTAAAACAACCTCATTGCTGCGAGGTTCAACTCTGATATGAAGTTGACTCGTTTCATCTAGCAAAATCGTAGCAAAACGATCATTTTCACGTACTTCTTTAGGTAGCAATAGGTGTTCTTTTATAGCAAATGTTTTTAGATCAAACTGTTTCATACCTTCCCTATCTGTAAAATAAAACCCCGTTTTTAAACGAGTAAAGGTAGGAAATAAAGTATCCGTTTTTGCTATCTGAGATTCAAATCCCAATTTTCTTAGGTCATACACGCGTAATTCACCATAGAAGTTTTGCGTTAGGCAACGATATTCCTCAAAACAGCTAAACCACATGATATCTTTTATCGGTAAGCGTTTACGCGTACCTGATAGCACATCAATAACGATGGCATTATTTTCGCCCGCAACTTGCTCTACGGCCGCCAAACGCCCACCAGACATGACTTCTATCGTTAACACTTTCCCTTCAAATTCCAGCCTTTTTATTAGCTTTCCATCTAGGTCTAACACAGATACAGCTTTATTATGTCTTACAAAAAGATACCTTTCATCAAGAGAGGGCTTAATCTTTAAGCTAAGTTCATCAAAAGAGATCTCTTGCTGCTTTGTGCCTGCATCGTCATAAAAGCTCAATATGCTCGAGTTGCTTGCGGAGAATAAAGCCAAAACTACAAGCTGTTGTGATTGTTTTAAGCGAATTGCGCTGTTTATATTACCCTTATAATCCAGGTTAAATTTTTTTGTTTCGCTAAAAGAATGTAAGTCAATTACCACTTCAAAAGGCAAAGTTTGAGCAATACTTTGAGATTCTGATATTTTAAATACGTTTTGGAATACCTGCTTAGAATCATTTTTATATATTTCAATAGTTTGCTTATTTATCTCATCGTACTTATAGAGTGACTGAGAAGATCGACCAAAGAAATATATATCATTATTAACAAGATTTAAGTTGTCACTCAGAAATTTACTGCTAAACAATTTTGATACATAGCTACCTTCAATGTCAGTGTAAAAAACATCTAAATTCTCGGGTAAAACTCTGAAAAAATAGACTCTATTACTGGCTACATCTATGGTTTGTAAATAATCTCCATAAGACCCCTCTCCTGGCGCTGAAATTCTTGAGGTTTGCTTGCGAACTTTATCATAGGTATAAATGGCGCGAATATTTTGCTGGTCACGATAGCCCAAACGGTCGAATACCAGATAACGATCATCATATTCTATCAATGAGCGAATATCGCCGCCGCATTCCATAACTCTTTCAGCCAGCGTGTCTTTTAAATAATTAACACGCCAAATACCACATTCGTTCTCAGTGTTCTCCTTTCTGTAAAAAACATCAGCATATATGGCTGAAAAGCCCAACAAAGTCAGTTTACTACCAGCAAAAGAAATTTGTTTTGAGACCTCACCTGTTAGTGCTTGTACTGTGATACCTTGTTCACTGTCTGATTCAGTTACATAAGCGTAAACGTTGTTATTGGGGTGCACTTTAAGTTGGCTAAAACTCGCGTTTTGCCAGCTTAATATTTGTGTTGATGCGTCACTGAACTTACGAGGGGTGACCTCATTTGGCTGGGCTAAACCTTGCTGGTGGGTAAACCAATAACCAAATATAGTCAAAACGAACACCACACAGGATGCCAGTAAAATGCGCAATGAGAAATTATAGGGTGGGTGCTTTGGTTGACTCGGTGTGCTAGCCGCTAGGGTATTAATTACACCAGCATTGCTCTGCTTTCCATCGAAACCGACGAGCTCTCTATCGACAGCAAGGCTATAGCCTTTGCGATAGTGCGTTTTGATGATTGTCCCTTTAAACTTATCTGATTTGAGCAGTTTTCTCAGCTCTGACACCGCGCGATTTATGGCATTATCGTCAACATAATGTTGTCGCCATACATGCTCAATTAAGTCTTCTCGAGTGATGATTTCTTCATTATTAAGGAGAAAATAACATAATAATTTATAAAGTAGGGGCTCGAGCTCTCGACTTATGTCGCCATCGCTAATGACTTGTCGTTTCGGATCAAGTTCCCACTGTGCGAACTTAACCTGCACAATGGCACTGCTAAAATTGAATTCCTTCATCATACATCTCGTTTACAGCCAAGCTAATGTCCTACTTAACTCTTTGTACCATTTTATGCTTTGTTGCTGATTTTAAAAAAATGTATTAATAACATCAATATATAGATTTTTTCATTGCAATAAAAAAGCCCGCACTTTGCAGTGCGGGCTTTTTAAACCAGATAGGATGTATTATTTGCGTAGCTGGCGAATAACACGTAGCTGAGCGATTGCTTCTGCTAACTGTACAGCTGCAGCATGCGTATCAAGCTCAGACGTCGTGCCTGAAGCCATTTGTGCTTGCGCTTCACGCTTAGCTTCTTCAGCAGCCTGCTCGTCAAGCTCTTCACCACGGATAGCAACGTCCGCAAGAACGGTTACTGTCTTAGGTTGAACTTCAAGCGTACCGCCAGCAACATAGATGATGTCTTCAGAACCATCTTGTTTAACTAAACGTACCATACCAGGTTTTAGGCCAGTCAATAGTGGCGCGTGACCAGGATGAATACCTAGCTCACCTTCACTACCTGTCACTTGAATAGTGGTTACATCACCAGAGAATACACTCTGCTCTGCACTTACTACGTCAAGATGTACTGTCATTGCCATAACACCCTCCTAAATTACATGTTTTTGGCTTTTTCGATCGCTTCGTCGATTGAGCCAACCATGTAGAAAGCTTGCTCTGGCATGTCATCGTATTCACCGTTTAAGATGCCTTTGAAGCCAGAGATAGTGTCTTTCAGTGAAACGTATTTACCAGGTGCACCTGTGAATACCTCTGCAACGAAGAACGGCTGAGATAGGAAACGCTGGATTTTACGTGCACGAGATACAACTTGCTTATCTTCGTCAGATAGCTCGTCCATACCTAGGATCGCGATGATGTCTTTCAGTTCTTTATAACGCTGAAGTACAGTCTGAACGCCACGTGCTGTGTCGTAGTGCTCGTTACCGATTACTTGAGGGTCAAGCTGACGTGAAGTTGAATCAAGTGGGTCTACCGCAGGGTAGATACCAAGTGATGCGATGTCACGAGAAAGTACAACTGTTGCATCTAAGTGCGCGAACGTCGTAGCTGGTGATGGGTCAGTTAAGTCATCCGCAGGTACGTATACCGCTTGGATAGACGTGATTGAACCAGTCTTAGTAGACGCGATACGCTCCTGAAGTACACCCATTTCTTCAGCTAGTGTAGGCTGGTAACCTACCGCTGAAGGCATACGACCTAGAAGTGCTGATACCTCAGTACCCGCTAGTGTGTAACGGTAGATGTTATCTACGAAGAAAAGTACGTCACGACCTTCGTCACGGAACTTCTCAGCCATAGTTAGACCCGTTAGTGCAACACGTAGACGGTTACCCGGTGGCTCGTTCATCTGACCGTATACTAGAGATACTTTGTCTAGTACGTTTGAATCGTTCATCTCATGGTAGAAATCGTTACCCTCACGAGTACGCTCACCAACACCTGCGAATACTGAGTAACCGCTGTGCTCGATTGCGATGTTACGGATAAGTTCCATCATGTTTACGGTTTTACCTACACCGGCACCACCGAATAGACCAACTTTACCACCTTTAGCGAATGGACATACAAGGTCGATTACCTTGATACCAGTCTCTAAAAGTTCTACTGAACTTGATTGATCTTCGTATGAAGGCGCAGCACGGTGAATTGACATACGCTCGTCTTCACCAATTGGACCTGCTTCATCGATTGGCTGACCAAGTACGTCCATGATACGACCTAGGGTCTTAGTACCAACTGGAACCTTGATTGGCTCGCCTGTGCCTTCTACTGAAGTACCACGACGTAAACCGTCAGTAGTACCAAGTGCGATACCACGTACCACACCGCCACCTAGCTGCTGTTGAACTTCTAAAGTCAAACCAGCTAAGTCGCCATCTGTAACTTTTAGTGCGTCATATACGGCTGGCACGTTGTCTTGTGGAAACTCGATGTCCACAACGGCGCCGA
The Pseudoalteromonas phenolica genome window above contains:
- a CDS encoding insulinase family protein; the protein is MMLRNKLALITLALMSYYAAAQSTHDRAYTTLATPTQLSQAGFVKSQHDDRSYSEMRLDNGLRVAVVSDPSVAESALSLSVGVGQFHDPENYQGLAHFLEHMIFQGSRSFPTPYTLKDFIAKHNGHYNAMTEAQLTTYFFTISSAQFDTALTMLSDAIAAPLFKKENIDKELTAIEQEWQRLRQQDMFVVNRTLANTVNPEHPIKQLGVGNKETLQNKTGHGQLSLYKAMQDFYQKYYSSNIMTLTLVGDQSVDELKKLAKKHFAQLPNREVADPRITLPVFTQDTLNKEIKLKTKVAADLLMLQFPLQNNFATWQYKPNAYLNMLLSSHEPGSLAAKLIEQELVHMVLPMLSPNAYGSEGTALIQFQLTEKGKKNKDKIITAFFDYVALLKQEGINEGYSAELKQQLQGLFNDYQKPSALHLARQFSRMMHSVPAKDILHFDTYFSGFNAKAIEQVLNNLTLDKARIWHVSGNEKVDTPLSYADGGYQVAPLSKKDKTIYAAGSGLKFNLHEPELDAAQHDAQIITQSDKPKQLLDGKGVRAWLKTSKHFTQKQGVIAISLESPRLNQDLKSHTLTNLLSLMMLKDLQRLGVRAQQRHQTNLMLLQTSNGNLAINIAGKTAKHGYYAQKLFQAMADMEFKESRFNSAKKLYSKNLSNLDKLPLIQQSELYFGQLVKTEAMHWSPQEIIAQLETVTLSDVKAMHKQLLTATYIDLFAFGQYGEDEIKTITHSVRSVLGDTSQVNKPVYLDEYKPVTGSALNKKVTTPFDNTYLRESYIYPQESLPVLSALKVINQLFNNAIFKTLRTEKQMAYAVGSRAFRVHEFPAFSIFMESADASLNEIKTEFDNFIVGFYSGLEQVSEQDITTVKQGLIKELKKKPENIFVESQPYFSDWQKGNYQFDSRARYEQALEKLNKQQVLDVYKQVLLEYQAETVLLQLKGDDSKGGYFEFSK
- a CDS encoding winged helix-turn-helix domain-containing protein codes for the protein MMKEFNFSSAIVQVKFAQWELDPKRQVISDGDISRELEPLLYKLLCYFLLNNEEIITREDLIEHVWRQHYVDDNAINRAVSELRKLLKSDKFKGTIIKTHYRKGYSLAVDRELVGFDGKQSNAGVINTLAASTPSQPKHPPYNFSLRILLASCVVFVLTIFGYWFTHQQGLAQPNEVTPRKFSDASTQILSWQNASFSQLKVHPNNNVYAYVTESDSEQGITVQALTGEVSKQISFAGSKLTLLGFSAIYADVFYRKENTENECGIWRVNYLKDTLAERVMECGGDIRSLIEYDDRYLVFDRLGYRDQQNIRAIYTYDKVRKQTSRISAPGEGSYGDYLQTIDVASNRVYFFRVLPENLDVFYTDIEGSYVSKLFSSKFLSDNLNLVNNDIYFFGRSSQSLYKYDEINKQTIEIYKNDSKQVFQNVFKISESQSIAQTLPFEVVIDLHSFSETKKFNLDYKGNINSAIRLKQSQQLVVLALFSASNSSILSFYDDAGTKQQEISFDELSLKIKPSLDERYLFVRHNKAVSVLDLDGKLIKRLEFEGKVLTIEVMSGGRLAAVEQVAGENNAIVIDVLSGTRKRLPIKDIMWFSCFEEYRCLTQNFYGELRVYDLRKLGFESQIAKTDTLFPTFTRLKTGFYFTDREGMKQFDLKTFAIKEHLLLPKEVRENDRFATILLDETSQLHIRVEPRSNEVVLHSFSQQ
- the atpD gene encoding F0F1 ATP synthase subunit beta, whose product is MSLGKVVQIIGAVVDIEFPQDNVPAVYDALKVTDGDLAGLTLEVQQQLGGGVVRGIALGTTDGLRRGTSVEGTGEPIKVPVGTKTLGRIMDVLGQPIDEAGPIGEDERMSIHRAAPSYEDQSSSVELLETGIKVIDLVCPFAKGGKVGLFGGAGVGKTVNMMELIRNIAIEHSGYSVFAGVGERTREGNDFYHEMNDSNVLDKVSLVYGQMNEPPGNRLRVALTGLTMAEKFRDEGRDVLFFVDNIYRYTLAGTEVSALLGRMPSAVGYQPTLAEEMGVLQERIASTKTGSITSIQAVYVPADDLTDPSPATTFAHLDATVVLSRDIASLGIYPAVDPLDSTSRQLDPQVIGNEHYDTARGVQTVLQRYKELKDIIAILGMDELSDEDKQVVSRARKIQRFLSQPFFVAEVFTGAPGKYVSLKDTISGFKGILNGEYDDMPEQAFYMVGSIDEAIEKAKNM
- a CDS encoding F0F1 ATP synthase subunit epsilon codes for the protein MAMTVHLDVVSAEQSVFSGDVTTIQVTGSEGELGIHPGHAPLLTGLKPGMVRLVKQDGSEDIIYVAGGTLEVQPKTVTVLADVAIRGEELDEQAAEEAKREAQAQMASGTTSELDTHAAAVQLAEAIAQLRVIRQLRK